The following proteins are encoded in a genomic region of Gossypium hirsutum isolate 1008001.06 chromosome D05, Gossypium_hirsutum_v2.1, whole genome shotgun sequence:
- the LOC107905216 gene encoding cytochrome P450 81Q32 yields the protein MFLQILLFVALYSITVHLYHKFQNHPPTPFPSLPFIGHFYLLLKKPLHRSLAKISAKHGRVLLLHFGSRPVAVISSASAAEECFTKNDIIFANRPLLLYGKHLGYNYTSLIWDSYGDNWRNLRRISSIQLLSGHCLQLLYATRLDEVRLLLRKLFKDHDRTVDLKSRLFELMLNLMMRMIAGKRYYGDGVAVVEEGTRFREIMRESFLLAGATNMGDFLPVMKWFEKTEKRMINLFKRREAFTQELIDECRHNMKNGKKSSLSTDEKKNMIEVMLSLQEQEPENFKDETIRSLMIVLLLAGTDTSSGTLEWAMTFLLNHPQVLNKARTEIDTVVGQNRLIEESDLPNLPYLHCIINETFRMKPTGPLLVPHESSKECLVGGYRIPRGTMLLVNAWAIQNDPNNWEEPDVFKPERFEGLDPSNIAFKLMPFGNGRRRCPGEGLAMRMVGLTLGSLIQCFEWERKGEEMVDMSEGPGLTMPKAQPLQAKCRPRQPFVPLLSQL from the exons ATGTTTCTGCAAATCCTCCTCTTTGTAGCTCTTTATTCCATCACTGTCCACTTATACCACAAGTTCCAAAACCATCCTCCCACCCCTTTTCCCTCTTTACCATTCATTGGCCACTTCTATTTACTTCTCAAGAAGCCTCTCCACCGTTCCCTCGCCAAGATCTCCGCCAAGCATGGCCGTGTCCTTCTCCTCCATTTTGGGTCACGCCCCGTTGCGGTTATCTCATCGGCATCGGCTGCTGAGGAATGCTTTACCAAAAACGACATCATCTTTGCCAATCGCCCTTTACTTTTATACGGGAAGCATCTAGGTTATAATTACACTAGCCTTATCTGGGATTCCTACGGCGATAACTGGCGGAACTTGAGGCGTATATCGTCGATTCAACTTCTTTCGGGGCACTGTCTCCAATTGCTTTACGCCACACGCCTCGATGAAGTCCGTTTGCTCTTACGGAAGCTGTTCAAGGATCATGATCGAACGGTGGACTTGAAATCCAGACTTTTCGAGCTGATGCTGAACTTGATGATGCGGATGATAGCCGGGAAAAGATATTACGGCGACGGTGTGGCTGTCGTCGAGGAAGGCACCCGGTTTCGTGAAATAATGAGGGAATCCTTTCTTTTGGCCGGCGCAACGAACATGGGTGATTTCCTGCCGGTGATGAAGTGGTTCGAGAAAACTGAGAAAAGGATGATCAACTTGTTCAAAAGAAGAGAGGCATTTACACAAGAATTGATCGATGAATGTCGACATAATATGAAAAATGGGAAGAAAAGTAGTTTATCCACAGACGAAAAAAAGAACATGATTGAAGTCATGTTGTCTTTGCAAGAACAAGAGCCTgaaaatttcaaggatgaaacTATTAGAAGTCTCATGATA GTTTTACTTTTGGCTGGAACTGATACATCATCAGGGACATTAGAGTGGGCAATGACTTTTCTTTTGAACCATCCCCAAGTCTTGAACAAGGCCCGAACTGAAATTGATACAGTGGTCGGACAAAATCGGTTGATCGAAGAATCAGATTTGCCCAATCTTCCTTATCTTCATTGCATAATTAACGAGACTTTCCGAATGAAGCCCACCGGTCCATTGTTAGTACCTCACGAGTCATCAAAAGAGTGTTTAGTGGGAGGGTACCGTATACCGCGTGGAACCATGTTGTTGGTGAACGCATGGGCTATACAAAACGATCCCAACAATTGGGAGGAACCTGATGTGTTCAAGCCAGAGAGATTCGAGGGTTTGGATCCGTCGAACATCGCGTTTAAGTTAATGCCGTTCGGGAACGGGAGGCGGCGGTGTCCCGGAGAAGGGTTAGCCATGCGGATGGTTGGATTAACTTTGGGGTCACTGATTCAATGCTTTGAGTGGGAGAGAAAAGGTGAAGAGATGGTGGATATGAGCGAAGGGCCAGGGCTTACCATGCCCAAGGCTCAACCTTTGCAGGCTAAGTGTCGACCACGCCAACCCTTCGTTCCCTTGCTTTCCCAATTATAA